In Spinacia oleracea cultivar Varoflay chromosome 5, BTI_SOV_V1, whole genome shotgun sequence, a single window of DNA contains:
- the LOC110777480 gene encoding glucan endo-1,3-beta-glucosidase 11 — protein sequence MKLFGYTISTLLHVLFVLSFSISGMVSSLGINYGQVANNLPPPATVLSLMTSVRLTKARIYDTNPQVLTTFANSGVELIVTVENNMLVTLMNPQQALQWVTSHIKPYYPATNITGISVGNEVFTDGDTSLTNYVVPAMVSVHAALVQLGLSSFIQVFSPTSAGVLQESYPPSAGAFKPELTGVLTQFLRFLQTTNSPFWVNAYPYFAYKDDPTRIQLDYVLFNPNAGMVDPYTKLHYDNMLYAQVDAVIFALWRLGHGGLDVRVSETGWPSMGDTNEIGATVQNAATYNKNLLTRQMAHEGTPLRPNNRLEVYVFALFNEDLKPGPTSERHYGLFQPDGTMAYNVGLTSLANHEHSSKPSTSISLTSSASKETFKGYQCLVYWMYVVLLAFQVLMRRPT from the exons atgaagtTATTTGGTTATACAATAAGTACCCTCCTCCATGTTTTGTTTGTTCTCTCTTTCTCCATTTCAG GAATGGTTTCGTCTCTAGGAATAAACTACGGGCAAGTAGCTAACAATCTACCCCCGCCGGCAACAGTTTTATCCCTAATGACATCAGTGAGGCTTACCAAGGCAAGAATCTACGATACGAATCCTCAAGTATTAACAACGTTCGCTAACTCTGGTGTTGAACTTATTGTAACGGTGGAGAATAACATGTTAGTAACCCTGATGAACCCTCAACAAGCTCTTCAATGGGTTACTAGTCATATTAAACCCTATTACCCGGCCACCAATATTACCGGTATATCGGTTGGAAACGAGGTTTTTACCGATGGTGACACTTCGTTAACCAACTACGTTGTACCAGCAATGGTTAGTGTACATGCGGCGCTTGTTCAACTCGGCCTCAGCTCGTTTATCCAAGTTTTTTCGCCTACATCAGCAGGAGTCCTACAAGAATCTTACCCGCCATCTGCCGGGGCTTTCAAGCCTGAATTAACAGGAGTACTCACCCAATTTTTGCGCTTCTTACAAACTACTAATTCACCCTTTTGGGTTAACGCGTACCCTTATTTTGCTTACAAGGATGACCCCACCCGTATCCAACTGGACTATGTTTTATTCAACCCGAACGCTGGAATGGTTGATCCATACACAAAACTGCATTATGACAACATGTTATATGCTCAAGTTGATGCAGTTATTTTTGCCCTTTGGCGGTTGGGTCACGGTGGGTTGGATGTGAGAGTTTCCGAAACTGGGTGGCCTTCAATGGGTGACACAAATGAGATAGGGGCAACAGTACAAAATGCAGCAACTTATAACAAGAATTTGTTAACAAGGCAAATGGCTCATGAGGGAACTCCTTTGAGACCAAATAATAGGCTTGAAGTTTATGTGTTTGCTCTATTCAATGAAGATTTGAAGCCTGGTCCCACTTCTGAAAGACATTATGGCTTGTTTCAGCCTGATGGTACAATGGCTTACAATGTTGGTCTAACTTCTTTAGCTAATCATGAACATTCTTCTAAACCTTCTACATCCATCTCTTTGACATCTTCTGCCTCTAAG GAAACGTTTAAGGGATATCAATGCTTGGTTTATTGGATGTATGTAGTTTTGCTCGCTTTCCAAGTTTTAATGAGAAGACCAACATAA